The Nitrospirota bacterium genome includes the window GCGGGGAGGTTCGGCCTGAGAGTGTCGCTTGAGGTGCAAAGGAGAGGATACTACCCCAAGGGCGGCGCCAGGGCGACCGCCGTGCTCCACGGGGCTTCGGGCGAGGTCCACGCGCCTCCGTCCCTCCTTGAGCGCGGCCCCCTTGAGGCCCTTCACGTCTTTTCCTCGGCGTCGGCCTCCCTCAGGGAAAGGCGCGTAGCGGAGAGGCAGCGCGACGGGGCACTGAAAGTCCTCGCCGGAGAGGGCGCACCGGTCCACGAGGACGTCCGGTACCACGAGTCCTCCTCGCCCGGAACGAGCATATGCCTCGCGGCCCGGTATCGCTGGGCCCTCCTCGGCGCCGACGGGCTGGGCAAACCAGGCAAGAGAGCCGAGGACGTCGGTGCCGAGGCGGCACAGGCCCTCCTGAAGGAGATGTCCTCGGGTGCCTCGGTGGACAGCCACCTGGCGGACCAGGTGCTGCCTTTCATGGCGGCCTCCGGCTGGGGGACCTCCGTCCGGGCGGCCGAGGTCACCCGGCACGCAAAGACCAATATGTGGGTCATAGAACACTTTCTCGACGGCCGCTTCTCCGTGCAAGGGGCC containing:
- the rtcA gene encoding RNA 3'-terminal phosphate cyclase codes for the protein MPNAAIELDGSYLEGGGQILRTASALSVLTRTPCLIRNIRKNRPNPGLRTQHLAGLEALARLSGGALEGGEIGSTRVRLHPGEERNDITVPISTAGSITLVLQSLTVAALGDTRPVTVAFQGGATDTHFAPTLDYFLQVFAPAAGRFGLRVSLEVQRRGYYPKGGARATAVLHGASGEVHAPPSLLERGPLEALHVFSSASASLRERRVAERQRDGALKVLAGEGAPVHEDVRYHESSSPGTSICLAARYRWALLGADGLGKPGKRAEDVGAEAAQALLKEMSSGASVDSHLADQVLPFMAASGWGTSVRAAEVTRHAKTNMWVIEHFLDGRFSVQGAVMTWTPGR